The genome window GTGCCGTCGGGGGGCGACATTCCCACACTCTCAGAGTCAACGCCTCGGGGCGCAAGACGGTGCTCTTCACAGGTGCTATGAGTCGTCCCGAGAACGACCAAGGAGTGCGCTGGTTCTTGGCGAACGTTTGGCCCGGTGTCAAGCAGCGTGTCCCCCTTGTCGAGTTTTGCATTGTTGGCGCAAATCCATCCGAGAAGCTTCTTGCGTCCGCAGCGGGGGATCCGTCGATCCGAGTCGTCGGGTTTGTCGAGTCGCTCGAGGAATCCTACGCCAGCGCGGACGTATTCGTGGTTCCCCTTCTGTCCGGCGCGGGTGTCAAGTTCAAGACAGTCGATGCGATGTTGCGCGGCATCCCGCTTGTGGCCACAACGATTGGCGCCGAAGGAGTCGGTGACAATGATTTGTACGTGGGCGTCACGGACTCTGCTGAGAGTTTTGAGGATGCTGTTGTAGAGGCGCTTTTGTCGTCGGCGTCTCGTGATGTCGCGGCACGGGCGAAGGAGTGGGCCCGGCGTGAGTACGATCCATCGAGGTACGCACAGCGGCTGCGCGAGATCTACACCACTCTCCTGTCTTCTCGATAACTGTGCCGCGCGTGCAGCCCAGGCGATTCAGCGTGTTCCTGACGGAGGTAATAACGGTTGGCATCGTTATGGCGGAGCTGATGCGCGACCGGCGCGTCACCCGCTGCTCGAGTTTTACCCTAGGCCGGCACTACCGGCGTGCGTTGACACGACGGGAGCCGCGTAGCCGGCGTTCCATCGGCCGCTCCACCACCAGGTGTAGGACGGCCGCGACGCCGATACTCACTAGAGCGGCGCCAAAGATGGGCGCGACGAGCGAGAGACCTGACCACGTCTCTCGGTCGCGGCTCAGCCGTTCAACGACGCTCACGACGACGCCGATCACCGTCAAGTGGGTCAGGTAGAAGGCGTAGGACCACTCGCCGAGCGTCACGAGCCGCGGGTGCGCGAGTGCGCTGGCGGTGCCGCACATGTCGCGTTGAGCCGCGGCACACACGATGATGAGGAAGGGAACAAAAGTGACGGCGGCGGACATGAATGCGACAGGAGCAAACGCTGCCGCAACTATGCTGAGTGCACCGAGAAACACGGCGGGGCCGAGCGGGATTCGCGGCAGGCGGTCGTGCTGAACGATGCGCGCGAGCGCCATGCCCGCGATGAATTCGACCAGTCGGGTCAGCGGCAGGACTGAAGAAGCCCAGTTTCCCGTCGAGCCGCGCTCAACAGGGTGCGCGAGCGCGGCGACGGTCGCCACAGCTATTGCCGTCCCGGCAAGGCATATCCACAGCGATGATCTTGGCATCCGCCGGATCACGCGGATCAACAGTGGAAAGAGTGCATAGAAGAATGCTTCTACGCTGAGGGTCCAGAAGACTGCACTTGTGGCAAAATATGCCGATTCGTCGGGCACCCACGACTGAAGTAGTGTCAGTGCGAAGAGGTCGCGAACAGATGCGCCGTCGCCACTGATGAGGTTAATGGTCATGACGCCCACCCATGCCGCGGCGTATGCGGGGTAGACGCGCGCGAAGCGGCGTCGCCAGAACAGGGGAGCAGTGTCGTCGTCGCGAGCTGTCCACGTGAGGATAAAGCCGCTGAGGATGAAAAAGAACGACACGCCAGCTGCGCCGGGCCGTAGGAAATTGAGCGACTCGTTGGTCATGACGCCAAGCGCCGAGACATGGTGGCCGAAAACAAGCAGTGCGGCGATAAATCTAAGCCCGGTCAGGGAGTCGAGGCGGGGTGCTGCGGTGAGCGGCGTCGGATGCACATGACAAGTGTGCCTCATCAGGCGGTCACGATTCCGCGTCGTTGCTCCCGGTCGGCGGGTGCCGCACGTTGTGCGATTGGTGCGAGGCGGCACGCATTCTCAGCCTCGCGGTGCCGGCCTCTGATGCGTCTCATGCTCGCTGAGGCGAGGGCCAGGTTGTGTCGCGGGCGTGGTGCACCGCCATTACCTTGCGCCTTCGGCTGCCATCATGGCCCGCGCAGTGCGTATGATGATGAGAATATCACCGAACAGGGTCCAATTCTCCACGTAGGCCACGTCAAGTCGCATGGCCGTGCGTGGGTCGAGGTTGGAGCGCCCCGATACTTGCCAAAGTCCGGTGAGGCCAGGTTTGACGAGGAGCCTGCGGTGGGCGGCGCGATCGTATGTTGCGACCTCCGCAGCGATCTGGGGCCGGGGGCCAACCAAGCTCATGTCACCGCTCAGAACGTTGAAGAGCTGCGGCAGTTCGTCGAGGGAGTAGCGCCGCAGTACGCGGCCGATCCTGGTGACTCGCGGGTCATTCCTGGGCTTGTAGAACGCGCCGACGCTCCCGACGCCCTCAGCCGCAAGCACTTCAGCCAGGCGGTCGTGGGCACCCACCTGCATGGAGCGGAACTTGAGCATTCGGAACGTCTTGCCGTCCTTGCCGATCCGCTCCTGCGCGTACAGGACGGGCCCGCGGCTCGTCGTGCTGACGAGGATGGCAAGCATTAGGAGGAGCGGAGCGACGAGCACGGTGATGACGGCGGCTCCGGTCCAGTCGAAGAGGGACTTCACTACGTACTTGGACCCTCGGAACTGCGGAGCGTCGACGTACATGAGCGGAAGGCCGTTGACGGGCTGCATGAGGACGCGGGGGCCTGCGACGTCGGTCAGCGAGAGAGTGAGCGCCAGGTCGATGCCTGTGCCCTCGAGGTCCCAGCCGAGACGTCGGACCACATCGCCCGTCATGGCATCGGAGCCGGCCACCGCCACGGCCGTGACGCCGTGGCGCTTCGCGAGGTCCGCGGCCTCGGCGTGCGTCCCGAGCACGGGCACGCCGCCGATCTCCTTCACGGCCGGCTGCGCGCCCTCCGGCAGGCAGACGCCCACGACCATGTAGCCGGCTCGCGGGTTGCGGTGGAACTCGCCGATGAGCGACGCGGCCTTATGCCACGGGCCGATGACCAGCACGGGATGCCGGTCCATACCCGCGTCGCGGCGGCGGTGCAGCCGCTTCCGCCAGGCCGCGCGGCTCAGCAGCAGGAGCACGAGCCCGAGGGGTGCCGCGATGCCGAGGTACCCGCGACCGATCTCCATCCGGAAGAGGAATGCCACGACGGCAACACCTGCGAACAAGTGCCACGTCACCTCGAAGACTCGTGAGAACTCCGCCGGGCCGGCACCCATGAGGCGCCGGTCCCGGGTGCGGCCGACCGTGAGAACCGTGAACCACGCGAGGAGCAGGGTGACGGAGACGGCGAGGTAGCTGGGGGAGAACTCCCCGGACACCAGGACGGGGCCTTCGTCGAGCGGGAACCGCACGGCATACGCCACTCCGACGGCAACCGCGACGGCCGCCACGTCGGTGATCGCCACCCGGTTCGCGTGTGCCGCGACCCATGAGGTGTCGCGCGGAATGTCGCGCAGCGCGCCGGGCGGCTGTTGGTGACCGGTCGTGACCGCGCCGTCGCGCGTCGTCGACGTCATTTGATAGGCCCCCTCGGGGTTTATCGCCACCAGCTCTGCCGGCGAGGGGACGCTAGCATTCTGCGCCTTCTCTACGCGACGATGGATTCACCATTCGGAACCGGTGCAAATGGTCCGAAAACGGCGTTGTCGCAGGTCAGGCGGCCCGGGCGGGGGACGATTCGCAGCAGATTTAACCTCCCGGACACGCGTCCAGCGGTTCCTGGAGAACGGCACCCGGTGGCTCGCGTGCGCGTGCACCGGGATGGCGAACCGCCAAAAACCGGGCAAATACGATTCCATCCCGGGTGGAGGTGGTCAGGAGTCTCCGGGCGCTCCTCCACGCGTCCCGCACGCCGCCGTGTCATCGCCCCCGCGAGGAAGTCCCGCACGAGCTCCGCGCTCTGCAAGACTTCCTCCCATGTCGACAACTCCGCCCCCCCAGGAGACGCGCGACGACGCACCCGCGGCCCCCCGCAGCGCCGTCGACCGGTTCTTCAAGATCACGGAGCGTGGCTCCACCGTCGGGTCCGAGATCCGCGGTGGTCTCGTCACCTTCTTCACGATGAGCTACATCATCGTGCTCAACCCGCTCATCATCGGCACCCTCCCGGACAGCACCGGGGAGTTTCTCGGCGGCGGCGACGCCCCGAACCTCGCGATGATCGCCGCGGCGACCGCGCTGGTCGCGGGCGTCCTGTCGATCCTCATGGGCGTGGTCGCGAACTTCCCGATGGCGCTGGCCGCAGGCCTGGGCCTCAACGCCGTGGTCGCCTACACGGTCGCGCAGCTGCCGGGCATGACGTGGGCGGATGCGATGGGCATCGTGGTGCTCGAGGGTCTGGTCATCCTCGTGCTGGTGCTCACGGGCTTCCGTGGCGCGGTCTTCCGCGCCGTCCCGCGTGAGCTGAAGATCGCGATCGGCGTCGGCATCGGCCTGTTCATCGCGCTCATCGGGTTCGTCAACGCCGGCTTCGTCCGTCAGGGCCAGGGCACGCCGCTCGAGCTCGGGTCCGGCGGTTCGCTCGCGGGCTGGCCCGTCGCCGTGTTCGTCATCGGCCTCATCGCCGCGATCGTCCTCATGGTGCGCAAGGTGCGCGGCGGCCTGCTGATCGCCGTGATCGGCACCACGGTGCTCGCACTGATCGTCGAGGCGATCGCCAAGGTCGGCGCGGCGGGCGAGGACAACGTCGGCGGCTGGCACCAGAACGTCCCGGCGGTCCCGGACTCCCTGGTCGACCTGCCCGACCTGTCGCTCATCGGCCAGTTCTCGCTGTTCGGCGCGGTCGGCAAGATCGGCGTCCTCGCGGTCGTCGTCCTGGTGTTCTCGATCCTGCTCGCGGACTTCTTCGACACGATGGGCACGATGGTCGCCGTCGGCCAGGAGGCCAAGCTCCTGGACGAGGACGGCAACCCGCCGCGCAGCCAGCAGATCCTGGTCGTCGACTCGCTCGGCGCCGTCGCCGGCGGCATGGGCTCCGTCTCGTCGAACACCGCGTACGTGGAGTCCACGTCCGGTGTCGCGGACGGCGCCCGCACGGGTCTCGCGTCCGTCGTCACCGGCATCGCGTTCCTGCTCGCGACGTTCCTGTCGCCCCTGGTCGCGATGGTCCCGTCCGAGGCGGCCGCGCCGGTCCTCGTCGTCGTCGGGTTCCTCATGGTGGCGCAGGTCGCCGACCTGGACTGGAAGTCGCCCGAGGTTGCCATCCCGGCGTTCCTCACCCTCGCGCTCATGCCGTTCACGTACTCGATCAGCGTCGGCATCGGCGCGGGCTTCATCGCGTTCGTCGTCGTGAAGCTCGCGCTCGGCAAGGTCCGCGCGATCCACCCGCTCATGTGGGTCGCCGCCCTCGCGTTCATCGTGTACTTCGCGCTCGGGCCGATCAGGGACCTGCTCGGGGTGTGACGGCGGAATGGGCCGGGACCCGCGCACTGCGCGGGCCCCGCCCCATTCCGTTCCGAGTTGCACTTCGATGCCTGTCGGCGACGCTTCCCGTTGCCGCGAGGCGCCGCTCGTGGGGCATCCCTTTGGTGTTCCCCCAGGGCCATCGATCGGACGCTCGGGCGGGCGCCGTCTTCGACGAGGGGCGGGCAGAGAATCACCGAGGGCCCAGGCGACGGCCCACCCTGTTGGCCAACTGGTGGCTGGGTCGCTCCACAAATCTCGCAAAGAGCCAAGCGATTGCGATCGAAGCCGGCACGGAAATCGCCACTCCCACCCAGGGCGTGAGTGGGAATGTCGCGTGTCTGGCGGCCAGGACAAGTGGCTCGTGCACGAGGTAGAGCGAGAAAGAGATCGAGCCGAGCCAGGCCGCAGGACGTGTCTCCAGCAGTCGACGTGTGGGTGCGTGACAACCAGCGGCCAGAACAAATAGTGTTACGCCCACGACTGGCATCCAAGATGTGAATCGATTCGCTTCGCTCCATTCAATGTCTGCGGCCGCCGCTACGATCCAGGCCGAACAAGAAAGCACCAGGGAAGCCAGGAGCAGGCTCGGCCACGCCCACGGTTTGCCGTTGAGACGTCGAGCACCGAGTTGGATCGCATCCCAACCGACCGCCAATAGCGACCCGATCGCGAACATCGACATGTAGAAGATGTACGGTGATTGAATCGCTGACCCTGTTGCGACGAGGGCGACTGCGGCGAGGACCCCCCCGAGCCAGCGCTTCCTGAGTTTCAGGGCGCCGACAACGAACAGTGGCAGTAGTACTGAGAACAGAACCTCCCACCGAAGAGACCAAAGTGTGCTGATGACGCCTGATGGCCCGGTCACAAGCACCAGATCCTTAACCAGTCCATGCAGCGTGTACGAGTCTGCCCTGTTGTTGACCCAAGCGCCCAATCCTTGAGATCCTGAGCGAGGAAAGAGTGCGACCAGGGCCGCGCCCAAGGCTACCGCTGCGAAAACTGGAAGGTACAGTCGCACAAATCGTTTTGAGTAGTAGGAGCCCCAGGAATATTCTAATCCCGACCGCACGGCAGGAAGTGTCAGGACGAGTCCGCTCAGAACAAAAAAGAGGTAAACGGCTTCTGTGCCGGCCCAGACGATGTGTAGTGGCGTGTATGTCATGGCCCACGCAAGCATGCCGGTCGCTTTTGATCCGTAGTAGGGCGCGGCGAGTGATGGGAACGTCAGCAGGCAATGATGGATGAGGACGATTACGGCCGCCGCGCCGCGCAGGCCATCGAGTGACCGCAGGCGCTCCTGGGTAGGGCGGATCGTATCGGTCGTGGGTGAGGTCAAAGCGGGTCTCCTGCGCTGATTGCCCATCGAAGGCGGGCGCTTCGAGGCTCGGCGGTGCTCTGGGGTGGTGGATCGGCGATTAACAGGCTAAGGGCACATCGAGGCGATTCTGGCCCGCTTGGTCCCAGCGAGTCCCGGGCCCGGGTCGCACCTGTGATATCGGGAGGGAGCGCCGGCGACTTGACGCTGCCCGTCGTAATTGCTGGCTCGCGCTGTCTCGGCAACGGCACGGGCCCCGTAGGTGCCGGGACAGCCTTTGTCCGTGCCGACCGGAGACGCGTGCGGGGCGTGCCACTTCGCGCAATCGCGGCGGCGATTGACACCGTGGTCCTCAAGGGGCTGGTCAAGCTCGTCCTAGTGCTCGCCGGGCAGCCGGTGCTCTGTTCGCCCGTCTCACTGGGAGGCACTCGCTGCTGCTGGTGAAGGGCTACGAGGTGCACGGCCTGATCCGACGGGCCTCGACGTTCAACACGTCACGCATCGACCACCTCTACGTCGACGCGCACGACCCTGACGCCCGGCTGTTCCTGCACTACGGCGACCTGAGCGGCGGCTCGCGGCTCGTCACGCTCATCTCGGACATCCGCCCCGACGAGGTCTACCACCTGGCGGCGCAGTCCCACGTGCGGGTGTCGTTCGACGAGCCCGAGCACACGGCGGACACGGCCGGAACCGGGACACATCCGGCTGCTGGGGGCGGTCCGGCCCTCAGGTATCACCACCCGCTACTAACAGGCGTCGACCTCGGAGCTGTGCGGCGCGACGCCCCCGCTGCAGAACGAGGCGACCCCGTTCTACCCGCGCTCGCCCTACGGTGCCGCCAAGCTCTACAGCATGCAGATCCAGGCGGTCCGGCGGCAGTACGGGCTGCCGTGGATCTCCGCGATGCCCACGAACCTCTACGGCCCCGGCGACAACTTCTCGCCGACCGGGTCGCACTTGCTGCCGGCGCTGATCCGCCGGTACGACGAGGCGCGGATCGCCGGGACGCCGAGCGTCACGAACTGGGGGACGGGCACGCCCCGACGCGAGCTGCTCCACGTCGATGACATGGCAGCCGCGTGCCTCCACCTGCTCGAGCACTACGACGGCCCGTCGCAGGTGAATGTCGGCACCGGCACGGACGTGACGATCCGCGAGCTCGCCGAGACAGTCGCGCGCGTCGTCGGCTACGAGGGCGAGACGCAGTGGGACACGTCGAAGCCCGACGGCACCCCGCAGAAGCTCCTCGACGTCAGCAGGCTCGCGGACGCGGGCTGGCGCGCGTCGATCGGTCTCGAGGAGGGCCTGCGCTCGACCGTCGAGTGGTACCGAGCCCACGGAGACGACATTCGGCGGTAGCCGCCGCCTCAGCCGGCGGGCCGGGAGCGCCGAAGCCGAGTGGCTCCCTCGGCTTCGGCGGCAGCTCGCCCGGCACGGAGGCGGACGGCGAGCGTCAGCACCAGCACCCCCACCGCCGCCCCCAGCGTGTTCATCACGACGTCCTGCAGCGTCGGGAAGCGCGTCGGCAGCCACCGCTGCACCGTCTCGATGAGACCCGACGTCGCCGCGCCCAGCAGCACCACCACCCACGACGGCCGGCGCAGCAGCAGCCCCACGAGCACGCCGAACGGCACGAACATCACGACGTTCGCGGCCGCCTCGATCCCCGGGAACGACACCGGCAGCCCGGTCGCCTCCAGCCACGCGATCACCTGGCGTGCCAGGCCCAGGGTCGCGTCGTCCGGGGGCGCCGGGCGCAGCGTCACGACGCCCACCGCCGCCAGGTAGACCACGAGCGCCACCCGCAGCCACCGCCGCGCACGTCCTGTGACCGGGGTCACTCTGCCGGGCGGGGGCCCGCCGGTACGCTTCCCCGAAAGTGGTCCTGCAGCGGGGGAGTCGACGTGCGCATCTCGGTCATCGGTTGCGGGTACCTCGGGGCGGTGCATGCAGCCAGCATGGCGTCCCTCGGGCACGACGTGGTGGGGATCGACGTCGACGCCGACAAGGTCGCCCGTCTCGCGGCGAGCACGGCGCCCTTCTACGAGCCCGGCCTTCCCGAGCTGCTGGCCGAGGTGTCCGGCACCGGCCGCCTCACGTTCACCACCGACATGGCGCAGGCCGCCGGTGCGCAGGTGCACTTCCTGTGCGTCGGGACGCCGCAGAAGCACGGCGAGTTCCGCGCCGACCTCAGCTACGTCGAGTCGGCGTTCGAGGCGCTGCGCCCGCACCTCGCGCCGGGCGACGTCGTCGCCGGCAAGTCCACCGTGCCCGTCGGGACCGCCGAGGACCTGGCCGCGCGGCTCGTCGGCTCCGGTGCCGTGCTCGTCTGGAACCCCGAGTTCCTGCGCGAGGGCTTCGCGGTGCAGGACACGCTGCACCCCGACCGCCTGGTCTACGGCCTGCCGACGGACGACGAGGGCGTCCCGACGCCCGACGGTGAGGCGGCCCGCGCGCTCCTCGACGAGGTCTACGCGACGCCGCTGGGGGAGGGCACGCCGCTCGTCGTCACCGACTACGCGACGTCCCAGCTGGTCAAGGTCGCCGCCAACTCGTTCCTCGCCACCAAGATCTCCTTCATCAACGCCATGGCCGAGCTGTGCGAGGCCACGGGCGCCGACGTCACGAGGCTCGCCGACGCGATCGGCTACGACGCGCGCATCGGCCGCAGGTTCCTCAACGCGGGCCTCGGCTTCGGCGGCGGGTGCCTGCCCAAGGACATCCGCGCGTTCATGGCCCGCGCGGGGGAGCTGGGCGTCGACCAGGCGCTGTCGTTCCTGCGGGAGGTCGACGCGATCAACATGCGTCGCCGCGTCCGGATGGTCGACCTCGCGCGCGAGGTCAGCGCCGGCTCGATCGTCGGCAAGCGCGTCGCCGTCCTCGGTGCGGCCTTCAAGCCGAACAGCGACGACATCCGGGACTCCCCGGCGCTGTCGGTGGCCGCGCAGATGCAGCTGCAGGGCGCGCACGTCACCGTGACCGACCCGCAGGCCGTCGAGAACGCGCGGGTCAAGTGGCCGGACCTCAAGTACGCGGCCAGCGCGCTCGAGGCAGCGCAGGACGCCGATGTCGTCGTGCTCGCCACGGAGTGGGACGAGTACCGCAACCTCGGCCCCGACGAGCTCGGGGAGGTCGTCGCCCACCGCGCGATCGTCGACGGTCG of Cellulomonas dongxiuzhuiae contains these proteins:
- a CDS encoding VanZ family protein — its product is MALVVYLAAVGVVTLRPAPPDDATLGLARQVIAWLEATGLPVSFPGIEAAANVVMFVPFGVLVGLLLRRPSWVVVLLGAATSGLIETVQRWLPTRFPTLQDVVMNTLGAAVGVLVLTLAVRLRAGRAAAEAEGATRLRRSRPAG
- a CDS encoding NCS2 family permease encodes the protein MSTTPPPQETRDDAPAAPRSAVDRFFKITERGSTVGSEIRGGLVTFFTMSYIIVLNPLIIGTLPDSTGEFLGGGDAPNLAMIAAATALVAGVLSILMGVVANFPMALAAGLGLNAVVAYTVAQLPGMTWADAMGIVVLEGLVILVLVLTGFRGAVFRAVPRELKIAIGVGIGLFIALIGFVNAGFVRQGQGTPLELGSGGSLAGWPVAVFVIGLIAAIVLMVRKVRGGLLIAVIGTTVLALIVEAIAKVGAAGEDNVGGWHQNVPAVPDSLVDLPDLSLIGQFSLFGAVGKIGVLAVVVLVFSILLADFFDTMGTMVAVGQEAKLLDEDGNPPRSQQILVVDSLGAVAGGMGSVSSNTAYVESTSGVADGARTGLASVVTGIAFLLATFLSPLVAMVPSEAAAPVLVVVGFLMVAQVADLDWKSPEVAIPAFLTLALMPFTYSISVGIGAGFIAFVVVKLALGKVRAIHPLMWVAALAFIVYFALGPIRDLLGV
- a CDS encoding NAD-dependent epimerase/dehydratase family protein, translated to MQNEATPFYPRSPYGAAKLYSMQIQAVRRQYGLPWISAMPTNLYGPGDNFSPTGSHLLPALIRRYDEARIAGTPSVTNWGTGTPRRELLHVDDMAAACLHLLEHYDGPSQVNVGTGTDVTIRELAETVARVVGYEGETQWDTSKPDGTPQKLLDVSRLADAGWRASIGLEEGLRSTVEWYRAHGDDIRR
- a CDS encoding UDP-glucose dehydrogenase family protein; this encodes MRISVIGCGYLGAVHAASMASLGHDVVGIDVDADKVARLAASTAPFYEPGLPELLAEVSGTGRLTFTTDMAQAAGAQVHFLCVGTPQKHGEFRADLSYVESAFEALRPHLAPGDVVAGKSTVPVGTAEDLAARLVGSGAVLVWNPEFLREGFAVQDTLHPDRLVYGLPTDDEGVPTPDGEAARALLDEVYATPLGEGTPLVVTDYATSQLVKVAANSFLATKISFINAMAELCEATGADVTRLADAIGYDARIGRRFLNAGLGFGGGCLPKDIRAFMARAGELGVDQALSFLREVDAINMRRRVRMVDLAREVSAGSIVGKRVAVLGAAFKPNSDDIRDSPALSVAAQMQLQGAHVTVTDPQAVENARVKWPDLKYAASALEAAQDADVVVLATEWDEYRNLGPDELGEVVAHRAIVDGRNVLDPKAWRGAGWTYRALGRP
- a CDS encoding sugar transferase, which gives rise to MAINPEGAYQMTSTTRDGAVTTGHQQPPGALRDIPRDTSWVAAHANRVAITDVAAVAVAVGVAYAVRFPLDEGPVLVSGEFSPSYLAVSVTLLLAWFTVLTVGRTRDRRLMGAGPAEFSRVFEVTWHLFAGVAVVAFLFRMEIGRGYLGIAAPLGLVLLLLSRAAWRKRLHRRRDAGMDRHPVLVIGPWHKAASLIGEFHRNPRAGYMVVGVCLPEGAQPAVKEIGGVPVLGTHAEAADLAKRHGVTAVAVAGSDAMTGDVVRRLGWDLEGTGIDLALTLSLTDVAGPRVLMQPVNGLPLMYVDAPQFRGSKYVVKSLFDWTGAAVITVLVAPLLLMLAILVSTTSRGPVLYAQERIGKDGKTFRMLKFRSMQVGAHDRLAEVLAAEGVGSVGAFYKPRNDPRVTRIGRVLRRYSLDELPQLFNVLSGDMSLVGPRPQIAAEVATYDRAAHRRLLVKPGLTGLWQVSGRSNLDPRTAMRLDVAYVENWTLFGDILIIIRTARAMMAAEGAR
- a CDS encoding acyltransferase family protein; this translates as MTSPTTDTIRPTQERLRSLDGLRGAAAVIVLIHHCLLTFPSLAAPYYGSKATGMLAWAMTYTPLHIVWAGTEAVYLFFVLSGLVLTLPAVRSGLEYSWGSYYSKRFVRLYLPVFAAVALGAALVALFPRSGSQGLGAWVNNRADSYTLHGLVKDLVLVTGPSGVISTLWSLRWEVLFSVLLPLFVVGALKLRKRWLGGVLAAVALVATGSAIQSPYIFYMSMFAIGSLLAVGWDAIQLGARRLNGKPWAWPSLLLASLVLSCSAWIVAAAADIEWSEANRFTSWMPVVGVTLFVLAAGCHAPTRRLLETRPAAWLGSISFSLYLVHEPLVLAARHATFPLTPWVGVAISVPASIAIAWLFARFVERPSHQLANRVGRRLGPR
- a CDS encoding acyltransferase family protein — protein: MHPTPLTAAPRLDSLTGLRFIAALLVFGHHVSALGVMTNESLNFLRPGAAGVSFFFILSGFILTWTARDDDTAPLFWRRRFARVYPAYAAAWVGVMTINLISGDGASVRDLFALTLLQSWVPDESAYFATSAVFWTLSVEAFFYALFPLLIRVIRRMPRSSLWICLAGTAIAVATVAALAHPVERGSTGNWASSVLPLTRLVEFIAGMALARIVQHDRLPRIPLGPAVFLGALSIVAAAFAPVAFMSAAVTFVPFLIIVCAAAQRDMCGTASALAHPRLVTLGEWSYAFYLTHLTVIGVVVSVVERLSRDRETWSGLSLVAPIFGAALVSIGVAAVLHLVVERPMERRLRGSRRVNARR
- a CDS encoding glycosyltransferase; this translates as MQEFADIRAFASAGEVALASAGTGEMSRVYQSLWRRPQRRFGRVLDSTWKALRGVSLGLFAELAANRSRVFALACSDADIVELQWTEAGALCRSRRWRGTGKPTVIFVHDVLFQRWSRRASAAGSLLGMAYYRVRELQARRAERDIYADARAIIVFSAKDQALIEGIAPSATVHVLPPPLGAVGGRHSHTLRVNASGRKTVLFTGAMSRPENDQGVRWFLANVWPGVKQRVPLVEFCIVGANPSEKLLASAAGDPSIRVVGFVESLEESYASADVFVVPLLSGAGVKFKTVDAMLRGIPLVATTIGAEGVGDNDLYVGVTDSAESFEDAVVEALLSSASRDVAARAKEWARREYDPSRYAQRLREIYTTLLSSR